The following are encoded in a window of Penaeus vannamei isolate JL-2024 chromosome 35, ASM4276789v1, whole genome shotgun sequence genomic DNA:
- the PIG-U gene encoding phosphatidylinositol glycan anchor biosynthesis class U protein yields MINGIWLMYLVGAGIRLWLMNTPWAECIAKRVELSTPLNSWKRVEEGVFLHSQGIAVYSGGVFHETPFCLLFGGFLIRSWQSYLHLIFVGCDLLTAALLASVASSYSRQLLEQQKNAVSQFASDASHLLLTSSALGTGVVYVAAAYLFCPYTIASCVAQTTSVFANLIIAAAFASMVKGYPVIFGTLVALVAYQSFYPVCLMVPGILFFIQNDSHNLKAALLKPLLSFLVSLGLLMVISAEVAGGWEFLEATYGFILAAPDLTPNIGLFWYFFTEMFEHFRLFFLATFQINAFVYVLPLAIRLRKDPVLLATALLAFTAVFRSYPALGDVGIYLSLLPMWKHLYPFMRQTFIVGCMFVATSVLGPIMYNLWIFSGSANANFYFAVTLAFNTAQIFLVTDLLFAHVKREYHLIHGSKMEVEGVPARLILQ; encoded by the exons ATGATAAATGGGATATGGTTAATGTATTTAGTCGGAGCTGGCATAAGGCTCTGGCTAATGAACACACCATGGGCCGAGTGCATAGCAAAGCGAGTAGAACTCTCGACACCTCTCAACTCTTGGAAAAGAG tggaagagggagtgtttCTTCACAGCCAAGGCATAGCTGTATACAGTGGGGGAGTGTTCCATGAAACCCCCTTTTGCCTTCTGTTCGGGGGCTTCCTCATCAG ATCATGGCAGAGTTACTTACACCTGATATTTGTCGGCTGTGATCTGTTAACAGCAGCTCTTCTGGCTTCAGTTGCATCATCGTACAGTAGGCAACTG CTCGAACAGCAGAAGAATGCAGTGTCGCAGTTTGCCTCTGATGCCTCGCACTTGCTCCTGACATCCTCTGCCCTAGGGACAGGCGTAGTGTATGTAGCAGCTGCATATCTCTTCTGCCCATACACCATAGCCTCATGTGTCGCTCAGACCACTTCCGTCTTCGCAAACCTCATAATTGCTGCTGCGTTTGCATCCATGGTGAAAG GATATCCAGTGATATTTGGCACCCTTGTTGCTCTCGTGGCTTACCAGTCCTTCTACCCAGTATGCCTGATGGTGCCTGGGATACTCTTCTTCATTCAGAATGACAGTCACAATCTGAAGGCAGCCTTGTTGAAGCCTCTTCTGTCCTTCTTGGTGTCTTTGGGGCTGTTGATGGTGATTTCAGCAGAGGTTGCAGGGGGATGGGAGTTCCTTGAAGCTACATATGGGTTCAT CCTGGCAGCACCAGACCTCACGCCCAACATCGGACTCTTCTGGTACTTCTTCACTGAGATGTTTGAGCACTTCCGGCTCTTTTTCCTGGCGACATTCCAAATCAATGCCTTTGTTTATGTACTCCCCTTGGCGATACGACTAAGGAAGGACCCAGTGCTCCTGGCTACTGCATTGCTAGCATTCACGGCTGTCTTCAGGAGTTATCCAGCTTTGGGAGATGTGGGTATATATCTATCCCTCCTGCCCATGTGGAAGCACTTGTACCCTT TTATGCGTCAGACTTTCATCGTTGGATGTATGTTTGTTGCTACATCTGTCTTAGGCCCCATCATGTATAACCTTTGGATCTTCAGTGGTTCTGCAAATGCAAATTTCTACTTTGCTGTGACTCTAGCTTTCAATACTGCACAG ATATTCCTGGTGACAGACCTGCTCTTTGCCCACGTCAAGAGAGAGTACCACCTCATACATGGCTCAaagatggaagtggagggagtTCCAGCCAGGCTTATTCTACAGTAA
- the IntS4 gene encoding integrator complex subunit 4, whose amino-acid sequence MAALLKKRALAEYCQTVVEEHPRPAKRLQLVRRARTVDHSEFSVALLDTAEPQNLLPILVNLHHALPVSGETQTEVVQGLMTLLQNESHPPIIIVKVLALLAAVITTQSQAQPVFEEVMTVAKRSKSQKVIAQAIHTASSLSQCVPPDPKLQDQVIQLALSQFTSTNYVIKVRSLEAVGNLCPTEEGRVQSAIMKTLIEHTKHQDNRVRTAAFNALLVVQEREVKLSPEVYDSVCQALHDDYQCVREVALNLIKVAADGDPERLVPIPDSDHHVRLVDHAFSQICNMVNDISVRVRTKAASLLGNMTSVSERFLAQTLDKKLMSNMRRKRSAHERARAMVASGEWSTGKRWSDDAPKEQVEADSVSVINTGACGAFVHGLEDEFLEVRNATLDSICALALNNSQFANQSLDFLVDMFNDEIEEVRLKAIQVLQQIACHITLRSDQLGEILHALKDSSLDIRESLHTFLATTILSTMDCIKLCVTGLIDNLRRYPQDRRSIHRCLRRLGSNHPILVEALVPQLLLIHPYFDGVEPSVQDGEYICKLILVLNAAVHCPTIVPLLEQHTLRHYAYLRDTMPQLVPVLKLGEDWQPTGEAVATNTLRFLRESMEKVANLERSSTQMRLTIYQIVHSDLVKLADIDPELSPAAHFAALYTQCMWLFNKILSTRNWLTPSSLSVQQSGALKSNVDQLLRNTFRLRHAFTNLSPQAEASIRNLRVRTLALQLVYVVHGSTGSALGLCDNFLEHTEALHRYLTDEKLSGDSFLEAVFEELSQLEEPRPGAVARILQPLLISHPVPALAPITNPREIRMCSAEILEPQPDSEVIYKLSAGLVVGVPLDAEVSHIPNPSTLRIRVAYPDHSTHLVVPPKSHLRKVGPGTYRLLTTVLVSAQVSWSEACQVGLSLVLDLSDQEVLAARRHSVAKADDSATTIQLVKPVKVLVWPKVIRKGV is encoded by the exons GGTGAGACTCAAACGGAAGTTGTACAAGGACTGATGACCCTGTTGCAGAATGAGTCCCATCCGCCCATTATTATCGTCAAGGTCCTGGCTCTTTTAGCGGCTGTTATAACCACCCAGTCTCAAGCACAG CCAGTGTTCGAGGAGGTGATGACTGTGGCAAAGAGGTCCAAGTCGCAGAAGGTCATAGCCCAGGCTATTCACACAGCGAGCTCCCTTTCACAGTGTGTTCCTCCTGACCCTAAGCTGCAGGATCAGGTCATTCAGCTCGCCCTCTCACAGTTCACCTCCACCAATTATGTTATTAAG GTCCGCTCTCTGGAGGCAGTTGGTAACCTGTGCCCAACTGAGGAGGGACGTGTGCAATCAGCAATAATGAAGACGCTGATAGAGCACACCAAACACCAGGACAACCGTGTTCGGACGGCAGCTTTTAACGCTTTG CTGGTTGTtcaggagagagaagtgaagctCTCCCCTGAGGTCTATGACAGTGTCTGCCAGGCACTGCACGATGACTACCAATGTGTGCGTGAAGTGGCCCTCAATTTGATTAAG GTTGCGGCAGATGGTGACCCAGAGCGCCTGGTTCCCATACCTGACAGTGACCACCACGTCAGGCTAGTCGACCACGCTTTCTCTCAGATATGCAACATGGTGAATGACATCAGCGTGAGAGTGCGGACCAAAGCTGCCTCCCTCCTCGGCAATATGACCAGCGTGTCTGAGAGGTTCCTTGCACAGACACTTGACAAGAAGCTGATGTCAAATATGAGG AGGAAACGATCAGCTCATGAAAGAGCACGGGCCATGGTGGCATCTGGAGAATGGTCGACTGGGAAGCGCTGGTCAGATGACGCCCCCAAAGAGCAAGTCGAGGCAGACTCAGTCTCTGTCATCAATACTGGTGCCTGCGGTGCTTTCGTCCACGGCTTGGAAGATGAATTTCTTG AGGTTCGTAATGCAACCCTAGACTCCATCTGTGCCTTAGCTCTCAATAACTCGCAGTTTGCCAACCAGTCTCTTGACTTCCTTGTCGACATGTTCAATGACGAAATTGAGGAAGTCCGACTGAAAGCTATACAG GTGCTGCAACAGATAGCCTGTCACATCACACTACGGTCGGATCAATTGGGAGAAATCCTGCATGCACTGAAGGACTCTTCCCTCGACATCCGAGAGTCTCTCCACACATTCCTGGCCACTACGATCCTCTCCACCATGGACTGCATTAAGCTCTGTGTTACTGGGCTTATTGATAACCTAAGGCGTTATCCTCAG GACCGCCGCAGTATCCACCGCTGCCTTCGTCGTTTAGGTTCCAACCACCCCATCCTTGTGGAGGCACTGGTCCCACAGTTGTTGTTAATTCATCCTTACTTTGATGGCGTGGAGCCCAGCGTGCAGGATGGAGAGTATATTTGTAAG CTGATTTTAGTCCTGAATGCTGCTGTCCACTGCCCAACCATTGTGCCACTCTTGGAGCAACATACATTGCGTCATTACGCCTACCTCAGAGACACCATGCCACAGCTCGTACCTGTGTTGAAG CTTGGTGAAGACTGGCAACCAACAGGTGAAGCTGTGGCCACTAACACACTGCGATTCCTGCGTGAGTCTATGGAGAAGGTAGCCAATTTGGAGCGCTCTTCAACCCAGATGCGGCTCACCATTTATCAGATTGTCCACTCTGATTTGGTCAAGCTAGCTGACATTGACCCTGAGCTGTCTCCAGCTGCCCATTTTGCTGCCCTCTATACCCAGTGCATGTGGCTTTTCAACAAGATACTCTCTACCAGAAATTGGCTCACACCATCTTCTCTATCAGTGCAACAGAGCGGTGCCTTAAAGAGCAATGTTGACCAGCTCTTGAGGAACACCTTCCGCTTACGTCACGCTTTCACCAACCTGAGCCCTCAAGCAGAGGCAAGCATCAGGAACCTCCGGGTGCGCACACTGGCACTGCAGCTTGTGTATGTTGTACACGGTTCCACGGGGTCGGCTCTTGGCCTGTGCGACAACTTCCTGGAACATACAGAAGCCTTACATAGATACCTCACAGATGAGAAATTAAGTGGCGACTCATTTTTAGAAGCTGTGTTTGAGGAGCTCAGCCAGCTGGAGGAACCCAGGCCAGGAGCTGTAGCAAGGATCTTACAGCCATTGCTCATTTCTCACCCTGTTCCTGCGCTAGCCCCTATTACAAATCCCAGGGAGATCCGGATGTGTTCCGCAGAGATCCTTGAGCCTCAGCCAGATAGTGAGGTCATCTACAAACTAAGTGCAGGACTCGTTGTAGGGGTGCCCCTGGATGCTGAAGTATCCCACATCCCAAACCCATCAACCTTACGTATCCGTGTGGCTTATCCAGATCATTCCACGCATCTCGTTGTGCCACCAAAGAGCCACCTGCGGAAAGTTGGTCCAGGGACTTACCGTCTCTTGACCACAGTGTTGGTGTCAGCACAGGTATCGTGGTCAGAAGCCTGCCAAGTGGGACTGTCCTTGGTGTTGGACCTGAGTGACCAGGAAGTCTTGGCGGCCAGAAGACACTCCGTTGCCAAAGCAGATGACTCTGCCACTACTATACAACTTGTTAAGCCTGTCAAAGTGCTTGTTTGGCCCAAGGTGATCAGAAAGGGTGTGTAA